The Candidatus Methylomirabilota bacterium genome segment CAGAACGGTCCCGGATGATCTCGGCCACCTGGACGAGAACGGCATTGGCCTGTTCCCGTCGGCTTCCGTGATCCACCAGCAACAGCGCGCGTTTCATTTTTCTGCTCCCGTTGGCACGAGACACCTCGATTTGAGGCGATGCCGAGTTACCACACAGACCCCCGTGGTCAATCCTACTCCAGAAGCCCAATCCCCGCAAGGACGTCCCACGACAACACGCCGGCGAGTAGTGCCTTGCCCATCAACCTCTGGGTATCACAATTGTAAAAAATCTGGATACCTGCGAGGGGTTGACACCCCTGGCACAGCGGTACATAATCTAGCCCCCTACACGTGGGTGCAGCAACACCCCAGGTGCGGACGGTCAGGAAGGGACATTTACATTGATGCCGCCCGGCGCAACCGTTCAGGATGAATAAAGCTGGAGGAATTCTGAGTGTCAAAGCCGTCTTTGGGACACCATGCCGGCGGGGAGCCCGCAACTGAGAGGCCCCCGGTCCCGGAACCGACTTACGCCCAACGGGCACGCACACTCGTGCACGTGAGCCGTATCGGCAGCCTCTCGACCCTTTCCCGAAAACATTCGGGCTGGCCGTTTGGCTCGCTAATGCCCTATGGGCTTGACGATCGTGGCCGGCCCATTCTCCTCATAAGCCACATGGCCATCCATACACAGAACATGACTGCTGACTCCCGCGCCAGTCTCCTGGTGACTCAGCCCCACTGGAGTGGCGATCCACTCGCGAGTAGTCGACTCACCCTCATGGGCAATATTTCGCCTCTCCCAGAGGATCAGCTCGAACAACAGCGTGACCTCTACCTGGCTCGATACGACAACG includes the following:
- a CDS encoding DUF2470 domain-containing protein; its protein translation is MSKPSLGHHAGGEPATERPPVPEPTYAQRARTLVHVSRIGSLSTLSRKHSGWPFGSLMPYGLDDRGRPILLISHMAIHTQNMTADSRASLLVTQPHWSGDPLASSRLTLMGNISPLPEDQLEQQRDLYLARYDNAKYWVDYEDFAFYCMEVLDVYFVGGFGVMGWVSAEEYGLAEPDPLAAVAPGIIEHMNSDHADSLLLLVRVFGGIDADEAMMTSVDRLGFHVRLRKGDRVHGARIPFTQEVKSVQETRRVLVEMVEDARQRA